In a single window of the Scyliorhinus canicula chromosome 1, sScyCan1.1, whole genome shotgun sequence genome:
- the ttll2 gene encoding probable tubulin polyglutamylase TTLL2, with product MAYNYESEDLTKSLVFRLHEGTPEIVRDVLLERGWIEYDEEEQDENDWNLYWRSGFSNAEYENIMPWQRLIHYPKIIGITRKDNLARNLKRMSGIYGSTTYNFSPTAFILPNDYTKFVAEYTKDKKANGGKLGYWICKPVDLSRGRGIFIFQDIKDLTYSCSVIVQKYISNPLLISGYKFDLRIYVCVTSFCPLIVYIYQEGLVRFGTEKYSLASLDNVYAHLTNTSINRFGPSYTMDKERVGSGCKWTMSQFRAFLHSLNINELLMWQRISNIVTMTLLTITPSIPSPPNCLELFGFDILIDDNIKPWLLEVNYSPALIVDCNADVIVKKGLLYDLIDLLNYKEVDTLRQRGYPSPWKYNAHSRDHPSFLVTNSFRKVLPLHSNTSKKAFMNPLKESWTTTPNNSLLDCHRSCSRSNMYNQGEEQEMDSQKAEEESKSLRVSKQQFSHFPHFTVDNSGKNIKKECARNAKLIKSLPKKTVTSQLREKMNKSYIRAQNPTYQVMLETRTARSDGYFRKMGPRFSSVNFQRYELASFPQYSISDVDKKPMNRIGDFILTFPFNEVTLKASRNPLNLRTIMQELQKMQKIIQEPKGAKRKSVPRLSVSFDRKDCFGSFLWGPRNPPLLSEYCFQN from the coding sequence ATGGCATATAACTATGAATCAGAAGACCTAACTAAGTCATTGGTCTTTCGACTCCATGAAGGCACCCCTGAAATTGTCCGTGATGTTCTCCTTGAGCGTGGCTGGATAGAATATGATGAGGAAGAACAGGATGAGAATGACTGGAACTTATATTGGCGATCTGGTTTTTCTAATGCAGAGTATGAAAATATTATGCCTTGGCAAAGACTGATACACTACCCAAAGATCATAGGCATAACTCGAAAGGACAATCTTGCTCGTAATTTAAAACGTATGTCAGGGATTTATGGCTCAACAACGTATAACTTTAGCCCAACAGCTTTCATTCTTCCCAATGATTACACCAAATTTGTTGCTGAGTATACAAAAgacaagaaggcaaatggtgggAAGCTTGGGTACTGGATATGCAAGCCTGTTGATCTCTCCCGTGGTAGGGGAATATTTATATTTCAAGATATTAAAGATTTGACTTACAGTTGTTCTGTTATAGTGCAAAAGTACATCAGCAATCCCCTTCTCATCTCTGGTTACAAATTTGATTTGAGAATCTATGTTTGTGTCACTAGTTTCTGTCCATTGATAGTTTATATTTACCAAGAAGGTCTGGTAAGGTTTGGGACAGAAAAATATAGTCTTGCATCTTTAGACAATGTGTATGCTCATTTAACAAACACTAGCATCAATCGATTTGGACCTTCCTACACAATGGATAAAGAGAGGGTTGGTTCAGGATGCAAATGGACAATGAGCCAATTCCGTGCTTTTCTGCATAGTCTTAATATAAATGAATTGCTCATGTGGCAGAGAATAAGCAATATTGTGACAATGACTCTTCTCACAATTACTCCCTCTATTCCGTCCCCTCCTAATTGTCTTGAGCTCTTTGGCTTTGATATCCTAATAGATGACAACATAAAGCCTTGGCTTTTAGAAGTAAATTATAGTCCAGCCCTAATTGTAGACTGTAATGCTGATGTGATAGTGAAGAAAGGATTATTATACGACCTTATTGATCTGCTGAATTATAAAGAGGTAGATACATTACGCCAACGTGGTTACCCAAGTCCATGGAAATATAATGCACATTCTCGGGACCATCCTTCCTTTCTTGTAACAAACTCATTTAGAAAAGTACTGCCTCTTCACTCCAATACTTCTAAAAAAGCATTTATGAACCCTTTGAAAGAATCATGGACCACTACCCCTAATAATTCGCTGTTAGACTGCCACAGAAGTTGTAGTCGCTCCAACATGTACAACcaaggtgaggagcaggagatggactcccaaaaagcagaagaggAAAGCAAATCCCTTAGGGTCAGCAAACAGCAGTTCTCTCACTTTCCACATTTCACTGTGGATAATTCTGGGAAAAATATCAAAAAGGAATGTGCAAGGAATGCGAAGCTTATTAAATCACTGCCCAAGAAAACTGTGACTTCACAGTTGAGAGAAAAGATGAACAAAAGTTACATACGTGCACAGAATCCAACGTACCAGGTAATGTTGGAAACAAGAACTGCACGGTCTGATGGATATTTTCGTAAAATGGGTCCACGGTTCTCTTCAGTTAACTTCCAAAGATATGAACTAGCATCcttccctcagtacagcatttCAGATGTTGACAAGAAGCCAATGAACCGTATAGGTGACTTTATACTAACATTTCCATTCAATGAAGTGACACTGAAGGCTTCTCGGAACCCTTTAAACTTAAGGACAATAATGCAAGAATTGCAGAAGATGCAGAAGATAATACAGGAACCAAAGGGTGCAAAAAGAAAAAGTGTCCCACGTCTGTCTGTCTCTTTTGATAGAAAAGATTGTTTTGGTTCTTTCCTGTGGGGGCCACGCAACCCCCCATTGCTTAGTGAATACTGCTTTCAAAACTAA